A genomic window from Salvia miltiorrhiza cultivar Shanhuang (shh) chromosome 5, IMPLAD_Smil_shh, whole genome shotgun sequence includes:
- the LOC130985453 gene encoding LOW QUALITY PROTEIN: auxin response factor 3-like (The sequence of the model RefSeq protein was modified relative to this genomic sequence to represent the inferred CDS: inserted 2 bases in 1 codon; deleted 2 bases in 2 codons), with product MMNGLIDLNTVNNEDETASGCGSPSSSVASGNLELATASSSMPSVSMELWHACAGPLISLPKKGSAVVYFPQGHVEHLPEHPAVTYDLPPHVFCRVVDVKLHADTTSDEVYAQVSLIPDQQIEQKWREGIMESEAEDEDLEGVVKTMTPHMFCKTLTASDTSTHGGFSVPRRAAEDCFPPLDYKQQRPSQELVAKDLHGIEWKFRHIYRGQPRRHLLTTGWSAFVNKKKLVSGDAVLFLRGGDGELRLGIRRAAQIKSGATTLPTTSQLSNASGIAAVVNAITTWTTFDICYNPRMRSSDIIVPHHKFCKSLTQSFSCGMRFKIRFETEDSSERRCSGLIVGVSDVDPARWPGSKWKCLLVRWDDMEVNRLNRVSPWEIELAGPMSGPNSFALPGTKRNRIGFPPAVKPDAPVHRDGNDVSDFVEPLRFQKVLQGQEVFPFGSQYAGAEASRNHLSDIRGYPSLSGFHAGGNSIRQHHADARNSLERTVVGESFQFRKVLQGQETMPILSYGRGPQDKNASNVFNGIQVLRNGNCWSYPTPXYNGSPHLSPSMVRGLSPSSVLLLQQSSPQNSQIPSLIHGYQNKHETSNQDSFRVSQRIPKKFAPCEISPRDESTHGYRSSGAPEAHSPPVLTHRPLLTQPLFRDNQNFVSMCKDSCRLFGFPLTEGINAIGKADSQAAASASAYGHGSNEEQLFQPPLVTKVMVSSCTKPSDMHAVRDRLLDIAL from the exons GCGTCCGGGAACTTGGAATTGGCTACGGCGTCGTCGTCGATGCCATCGGTGTCTATGGAGCTGTGGCACGCATGCGCGGGGCCGCTGATTTCGCTGCCGAAGAAAGGGAGCGCCGTCGTCTACTTCCCCCAGGGACATGTGGAACACCTCCCTGAGCATCCTGCCGTAACTTATGATCTCCCTCCCCACGTTTTTTGCCGCGTTGTTGATGTTAAACTCCAT GCGGATACAACTAGTGATGAGGTGTACGCACAGGTTTCACTCATTCCGGATCAACAG ATTGAGCAAAAATGGAGGGAAGGCATAATGGAATCTGAGGCCGAAGATGAAGATCTTGAAGGTGTGGTGAAGACTATGACACCCCACATGTTCTGTAAAACTCTTACCGCATCGGATACTAGCACACATGGTGGATTTTCTGTTCCA CGCCGTGCTGCTGAGGACTGCTTTCCTCCACTG GATTATAAACAGCAGAGACCTTCACAGGAGCTTGTTGCTAAGGATTTACATGGAATTGAATGGAAGTTTCGGCATATCTATAGAG GTCAGCCTCGAAGGCATTTACTGACTACTGGTTGGAGTGCATTTGTCAATAAGAAGAAGCTGGTGTCCGGGGATGCTGTCCTTTTCCTAAG AGGTGGCGATGGGGAACTCAGGCTTGGAATTCGTAGAGCTGCACAAATCAAAAGTGGTGCTACCACCCTTCCCACCACTAGCCAACTGTCCAATGCTAGTGGCATTGCTGCAGTTGTGAATGCCATTACCACTTGGACGACGTTCGACATTTGTTATAATCCCAG AATGCGTTCTTCAGATATTATTGTGCCTCATCACAAGTTCTGCAAGAGCCTTACACAGAGTTTTTCATGTGGAATGAGATtcaaaattcgttttgaaacAGAAGATTCTTCTGAGAGAAG GTGCAGCGGCCTCATTGTCGGCGTCAGTGATGTGGATCCTGCAAGATGGCCTGGTTCAAAGTGGAAGTGCTTGCTG GTTAGATGGGATGATATGGAGGTCAATCGCCTTAATAGGGTTTCTCCTTGGGAGATTGAACTGGCTGGTCCTATGTCTGGACCCAACAGCTTTGCGTTGCCTGGCACCAAAAGAAATAGGATAGGTTTCCCCCCAGCAGTGAAGCCCGATGCTCCCGTTCACAGAG ATGGGAACGATGTTTCAGACTTTGTGGAGCCTCTAAGGTTCCAAAAGGTCTTGCAAGGTCAAGAAGTATTTCCTTTCGGTTCGCAATATGCTGGAGCTGAAGCTTCCCGGAATCACCTATCAGACATTAGGGGATATCCTAGCCTCAGCGGCTTTCATGCTGGCGGAAACAGCATCAGGCAACATCATGCAGATGCTCGGAATTCGTTGGAGAGAACTGTAGTAGGCGAATCCTTTCAATTCCGTAAGGTCTTGCAAGGTCAAGAAACCATGCCAATCCTGTCATATGGAAGAGGCCCACAGGATAAGAATGCAAGTAATGTGTTTAATGGGATTCAGGTGCTCAGGAATGGAAATTGCTGGTCCTACCCCACCCC GTACAATGGTAGTCCCCACCTTTCACCATCAATGGTTCGAGGATTGTCACCTTCTTCAGTACTATTGTTGCAGCAGTCAAGTCCCCAAAACTCTCAAATTCCGTCGCTCATTCATGGCTATCAGAATAAGCATGAGACTAGCAATCAGGATTCATTCCGTGTTTCTCAAAGAATTCCAAAGAAGTTTGCACCATGCGAAATCAGCCCAAGGGACGAATCTACA CATGGATACAGATCCTCTGGAGCCCCTGAAGCGCATAGCCCACCGGTGCTAACCCATCGCCCTCTCCTCACTCAACCGTTATTTAGAGACAACCAGAATTTTGTGTCGATGTGTAAAGACAGTTGCAGGCTCTTCGGGTTCCCCCTGACCGAGGGGATAAATGCAATTGGTAAGGCTGATAGTCAGGCCGCTGCATCTGCTTCTGCTTATGGTCATGGGAGCAATGAGGAACAACTGTTCCAACCTCCTCTAGTGACAAAGGTTATGGTTAGCAGTTGTACTAAACCAAGCGACATGCATGCCGTGAGAGACAGGCTTCTTGATATCGCACTCTAA
- the LOC130985456 gene encoding homeobox-leucine zipper protein ATHB-52, with product MDDQFPYPTIRKQQQIKHKKRLSEEQVRLLESNFNFNNKLDPEHKSRLALELGVPPRQVAIWYQNKRARNRIQGLEVDHKALQLQLDTVLADNSRLKEEVQRLRLELTRASFASPSSGDEASNLVSRDNLERDLYASLVGAGGPFGAPDGYDFFG from the coding sequence ATGGATGATCAATTCCCATATCCCACAATCCGAAAGCAGCAGCAAATCAAGCACAAGAAACGGCTGAGCGAGGAACAAGTGCGCCTATTGGAGTCCAATTTCAACTTCAACAACAAGCTGGACCCCGAGCACAAGTCGCGCCTCGCCCTTGAGCTCGGTGTCCCGCCCAGGCAAGTCGCCATATGGTACCAAAACAAGCGCGCGCGCAACAGAATCCAAGGCCTGGAGGTGGACCACAAGGCCCTGCAGCTGCAGCTCGACACCGTGCTGGCTGACAACTCCAGGCTCAAGGAGGAGGTCCAGAGGCTCAGGCTCGAGTTGACCAGGGCCTCTTTCGCCTCCCCCAGCTCTGGAGACGAGGCTTCCAACCTCGTCTCCAGGGACAATCTCGAGAGGGATTTGTACGCGTCTTTAGTTGGGGCCGGAGGCCCCTTCGGGGCGCCCGATGGATACGATTTCTTTGGATAG
- the LOC130985455 gene encoding monothiol glutaredoxin-S5-like yields MQKALHYRNLLPPAASAGGSAIPPPGDNESGGESVAGAVNLRKLVAENAVVVFARKGCCMCHVVKLLLNGHGVNPTILDVDEQNEGDVTNQLSRIAGGVGSAPPFPAVFVGGKLFGGLEQVMGAHISGELVPRLREARALWL; encoded by the coding sequence ATGCAAAAGGCGCTACACTACAGGAACCTGCTGCCCCCGGCCGCCTCCGCCGGCGGATCCGCCATTCCGCCGCCGGGAGACAACGAATCCGGGGGAGAATCCGTGGCTGGCGCCGTGAATTTGAGAAAGCTGGTGGCGGAGAACGCGGTGGTGGTGTTCGCGCGGAAGGGCTGCTGCATGTGTCACGTGGTCAAGCTATTGCTGAACGGCCACGGCGTCAATCCGACTATTCTCGACGTCGACGAGCAGAACGAAGGCGATGTAACTAATCAGTTGTCGAGGATCGCCGGCGGCGTCGGCTCCGCGCCGCCGTTTCCGGCCGTGTTCGTAGGCGGAAAACTTTTCGGAGGGCTGGAGCAGGTGATGGGAGCTCATATCTCCGGCGAATTGGTGCCGAGATTAAGAGAAGCTAGGGCTTTATGGCTTTGA